One segment of Tetrapisispora phaffii CBS 4417 chromosome 1, complete genome DNA contains the following:
- the FRE1 gene encoding ferric/cupric-chelate reductase (similar to Saccharomyces cerevisiae FRE1 (YLR214W); ancestral locus Anc_7.319), with the protein MRLGFVRYLLPWLLIRQVFSLVLIDSTVASACIYYAAQFDWDCGSHSNNMKAYACRCANINWLGTVTNCIMTTTDEKHLMEKALKHLSTRCIQKADLDYTVSELLKIYENGTNYLRDSNPMDFDMPVYDTLNINMTAFEFYHSSFKHYTVAVRTSQWFGWGLVFYWVFIISVATVFNTFPNTKLVSLFNNNIIKKKLILPSSVKNYKDRTLLLWGFIPFNFHTRLNTLVVTVFCILTAITCCVYYDVPLPNAYLTSQYSKNINLISYRTDIMSISIFPLIYLFGTRNNPLIYISGIQFPTFIFYHKWCAYVCTLLAFIHSLIWTYDGVKNDTYIAQFVDNYFVWGVVAMAFMGFLVVQGEKVFRDYFYETFLVLHKIFNIIFIISMYYHMNILGWLGWVWSMAGILIYDRLMRIVRIIWNGGVHNATLSVCGDGIIKIEMKKPKHCKYLPGSFAYLYFLEPHNFWFYCFQSHAFSVLTDPQEDPKNTNHIIFYFKAQKGITKAMLNRILYEGRNLTCKMMIEGPYGTAPTQFLTEKFSQNTRKVGVAAGMGIVSIYPFFVQFLKNNKHKSSETKFFWIINDLSGLTWFRSELKFLVDNGCDLTIFVSRDNGSDVEMEVIDYDNKDKEIVYENENDFLLKSDSSDIEFNVIFLGKRPDLHALVKNEIDASKTSLKDIQFLSCGPPSFNDILRHSVVDNITSDLTFEVGYSEESFTW; encoded by the coding sequence ATGAGGCTGGGATTCGTAAGATATTTGCTTCCATGGTTGCTGATACGCCAGGTATTTTCTTTGGTCTTGATTGACTCTACAGTTGCTTCTGCTTGTATTTATTATGCGGCACAATTTGATTGGGATTGTGGTTCacattcaaataatatgaaGGCATATGCCTGTCGTTGTGCTAATATCAATTGGTTAGGTACAGTTACAAACTGTATTATGACAACAACTGATGAAAAACATTTAATGGAAAAAGCATTGAAACATTTGTCTACAAGATGCATACAAAAAGCTGATTTGGATTACACCGTCTCAGAACTCCTCAAAATTTATGAAAATGGTACTAATTATTTAAGAGATTCAAATCCAATGGATTTTGATATGCCCGTTTATGATacattgaatattaatatGACTGCTTTTGAATTCTATCACTCCTCCTTCAAACATTACACAGTAGCAGTTAGAACATCTCAATGGTTTGGATGGGGTTTAGTCTTTTATTGggtttttattatttctgTGGCAACCGTATTTAATACATTTCCAAACACAAAACTGGTATCATTGTTTAATAACAacataattaaaaaaaaacttATTCTACCATCCAGTGTTAAAAACTACAAAGATAGGACGTTATTATTATGGGGTTTTATCCCATTCAATTTCCACACCAGATTAAATACTTTGGTTGTTACAGTATTTTGCATTTTAACAGCAATTACATGCTGTGTTTATTATGATGTTCCTTTGCCAAATGCTTATTTAACTTCTCaatattctaaaaatattaatttgattaGCTATAGGACAGATATAATgtcaatatcaatattcccattgatttatttatttggGACAAGAAACAATCcattgatttatatttcagGTATTCAGTTTCCAACCTTTATTTTCTACCATAAATGGTGTGCATACGTCTGTACACTTTTGGCATTCATACATTCCTTGATTTGGACTTACGATGGTGTTAAGAATGATACTTATATTGCTCAGTTCGTGGACAACTATTTTGTTTGGGGCGTAGTTGCTATGGCATTTATGGGTTTCTTAGTAGTTCAAGGTGAAAAGGTTTTTAGAGACTATTTTTACGAAACATTTTTGGTTTtacataaaatattcaacataatttttattatcagcATGTATTACcatatgaatattttggGTTGGTTAGGTTGGGTTTGGTCAATGGCCggaatattaatatatgaCAGACTAATGAGAATTGTTCGTATTATATGGAATGGGGGTGTCCATAATGCTACTTTGTCAGTATGTGGAGACGgaattataaaaatagaaatgaaaaaacCAAAACATTGTAAATATCTACCAGGTTCTTTTGCATATCTATACTTCCTGGAACCTCATAATTTTTGGTTCTATTGTTTTCAGTCTCATGCATTCTCTGTTTTAACAGATCCACAAGAAGATCCAAAAAATACGAAccatattatattttacttTAAAGCTCAAAAAGGTATAACAAAGGCGATGTTGAATAGAATATTATATGAGGGTAGAAACTTGACATGTAAAATGATGATCGAAGGTCCATATGGTACCGCTCCTACTCAATTTTTAACTGAAAAGTTTAGCCAAAATACTAGAAAAGTAGGTGTCGCAGCTGGTATGGGTATTGTTTCTATTTATCCATTTTTTGTCCAAtttcttaaaaataataagcATAAAAGTTCGGAAAccaaatttttttggattataaatgatttaaGTGGTTTGACTTGGTTTCGCTCGGAATTAAAATTCTTAGTTGATAATGGATGTGATTTAACTATATTTGTTAGTAGAGATAACGGCAGCGATGTTGAAATGGAAGTTATTGATTATGAcaataaagataaagaaattgTTTATGAAAATGAgaatgattttttattaaaatcgGATTCTTCTGATATTGAATTCAATGTCATCTTTCTGGGTAAACGACCAGATTTACATGCTTTAGTTAAAAATGAGATTGATGCATCCAAAACCtctttaaaagatattcaGTTTTTATCATGTGGACCTCCTAGTTTTAATGATATCTTGAGACATTCTGTTGTAGATAACATTACATCTGATTTAACATTTGAAGTTGGATACTCAGAAGAAAGCTTCACATGGTGA
- the CDC123 gene encoding cell proliferation protein CDC123 (similar to Saccharomyces cerevisiae CDC123 (YLR215C); ancestral locus Anc_7.318), producing MSDYAPLVDITVSRNDIDQCKYSNWYELFKSLTPQSKIIKPLPPAFIQYLKQDGIKLAEEHGSYYNEDLSKNEENEYSDWENEESDSDSEADNNSNKKSKIEKKQVDPIVDFPDLHNQIKEIIANYGSVTPKLNWSSPRDATWILANNTTKCSEINDLYLLLNASNYITHDLEHAYDNCIDVDETNRNKDIEFELVLRQWFNINPALEFRVFVKNGEIIGVSQRDLNYYDYLETLSDTFKDAIDEFVEDKILPKFTLKSFVLDVYIPRPFDKVFLIDINPFARKTDPLMFSWSELETLHKLSSQKDDYELRLLTETNVGRFAHKEHSENQVPIDIVEASLNPDAIKELADKWSELLKKQDDYDSDSHDN from the coding sequence ATGAGTGATTACGCTCCCTTAGTAGATATCACTGTTTCCAGAAATGACATAGATCAATGCAAATATTCTAATTGgtatgaattatttaaatcattaaCCCCacaatcaaaaattataaaaccTTTGCCACCTGCATTCATTCAATACTTGAAACAAGACGGTATTAAACTAGCTGAAGAACACGGTTCATATTATAATGAAGACCTATCTAAGAACgaagaaaatgaatatagTGATTGGGAAAATGAGGAAAGTGACAGCGACAGCGAAGCAGATAATAACAGCAacaaaaaatcaaaaattgagaaGAAACAAGTAGATCCAATCGTGGATTTTCCAGATTTACATAACCAGatcaaagaaataataGCAAATTATGGATCAGTAACACCAAAATTGAATTGGTCTTCTCCTAGAGATGCTACTTGGATTTTGGCCAACAATACTACAAAGTGTAGCGAAATAAATGATCTTtatctattattaaatgcATCGAATTATATAACACATGATTTGGAACATGCTTATGATAACTGTATAGATGTAGATGAAACGAACagaaataaagatattgaGTTTGAGTTGGTCCTAAGACAATGGTTCAATATAAATCCAGCATTAGAATTCCGTGTTTTTGTCAAGAATGGTGAAATTATAGGTGTATCTCAGCGTGATTTGAACTACTATGATTACCTAGAGACTCTCTCAGACACATTCAAAGATGCAATTGATGAGTTCGTAGAGGATAAAATTTTACCTAAATTTACTTTAAAATCGTTTGTTTTAGATGTTTATATACCCAGACCTTTTGATAAAGTATTTTTAATCGACATTAATCCTTTTGCAAGAAAGACAGATCCTCTGATGTTTTCTTGGAGCGAATTAGAAACACTGCACAAGCTTTCTTCCCAAAAAGATGATTATGAATTAAGGTTATTGACGGAAACTAATGTAGGTAGATTCGCACATAAAGAACATTCGGAAAACCAAGTCCCAATAGATATCGTTGAAGCCAGTTTGAATCCGGATgcaattaaagaattagCAGACAAATGGTCAGAATTGTTAAAGAAACAAGATGACTACGATTCTGACTCTCAtgataattaa
- the CCT4 gene encoding chaperonin-containing T-complex subunit CCT4 (similar to Saccharomyces cerevisiae CCT4 (YDL143W); ancestral locus Anc_7.317) gives MSSKIPSNATFKDKEKPREVRKANIIAARAVADAIRTSLGPKGMDKMIKTSRGEIIISNDGHTILKQMAILHPVAKMLVDVSAAQDAEAGDGTTSVVILTGALLSAADRLLNKGIHPTIIAESFQRASKRSVEILLEMSSRISLNDRDDLIRAATTSLSSKIVSQYSSFLAPLAVDSVLSITNEDSTNVDLSDIRLIKKVGGTIDDTEMIDGVVLTQTAVKTAGGPTRIEKARIGLIQFQISPPKPDTENNIVVSDYRQMDKILKEERAYLLNICKKVKKAKCNVLLIQKSILRDAVNDLALHFLSKLGIMVVKDIEREEIEFLSKSLGCSPIADVDLFTEDRLGHVDLVEEVDSDGSRIVKLTGIKTDSSKPTVSVIIRGANQMILDETDRSLHDALCVIRCLVKERGLIAGGGAPEIEVSRRLTNESREMEGVEAFIWQEFAQALEIIPTTLAENAGLNSIKVVTELRSKHANGEVNDGISVRRSGTTNTYEEHILQPVLVSTSAVTLASECVKSILRIDDITFSR, from the coding sequence atGTCTAGTAAAATCCCATCAAATGCTACATTTAAGGATAAGGAGAAACCTAGAGAGGTTCGTAAAGCTAACATCATTGCAGCCCGTGCTGTTGCCGATGCTATTCGTACTTCTTTAGGTCCAAAAGGTATGGATAAGATGATCAAAACTTCGCGTGGTGAAATTATCATCTCCAATGATGGGCATACCATTTTAAAGCAAATGGCAATCTTGCACCCGGTTGCTAAAATGCTAGTGGACGTTTCTGCTGCTCAAGATGCAGAGGCTGGTGATGGTACAACTTCAGTTGTTATTTTAACTGGTGCCTTATTGAGTGCTGCTGAtagattattaaataaaggTATTCATCCAACTATCATTGCAGAATCATTCCAGAGAGCATCAAAAAGATCTGTTGAAATCTTATTAGAAATGTCTTCAAGAATTTCCTTAAATGATAGAGATGATCTAATTCGTGCAGCTACTACCTCTTTAAGTTCCAAGATTGTTTCACAATATTCCAGCTTTTTAGCTCCATTGGCAGTTGATTCAGTTTTGAGTATAACAAATGAAGATTCTACAAACGTAGACTTAAGCGACATTAGATTGATTAAGAAAGTAGGTGGTACTATTGACGACACAGAAATGATCGACGGTGTTGTATTAACTCAAACTGCTGTTAAGACTGCAGGTGGTCCAACCAGAATCGAGAAGGCTAGAATTGGTctaattcaatttcaaatttcaCCACCAAAGCCAGACACTGAAAACAATATTGTTGTTAGTGATTATAGACAAATGGacaaaattttgaaagaagaaagagCATATCtgttaaatatttgtaaaaAAGTTAAGAAGGCTAAGTGTAATGTATTattgattcaaaaatcTATCTTAAGAGATGCAGTCAATGATTTAGCTCTACACtttttatctaaattaGGTATTATGGTTGTTAAAGACATTGAAAGGGAAGAAATAGAATTTTTAAGCAAAAGTTTAGGTTGTAGTCCAATCGCCGatgttgatttatttactGAAGATAGATTGGGACATGTTGACTTAGTTGAAGAAGTAGATAGCGATGGTTCAAgaattgtaaaattaaCCGGCATTAAAACTGACTCCAGCAAACCAACTGTCTCCGTTATCATACGTGGTGCCAACCAAATGATTTTAGATGAAACAGACCGTTCTTTACATGATGCTCTATGTGTTATTCGTTGTTTGGTGAAGGAAAGAGGTTTAATTGCTGGTGGTGGTGCTCCAGAAATTGAAGTTTCTCGTAGATTAACAAATGAATCCCGTGAAATGGAAGGTGTTGAAGCTTTTATCTGGCAAGAATTTGCCCAAGCTTTGGAAATTATTCCAACTACATTGGCTGAGAATGCTGGTCTAAATAGTATAAAGGTTGTAACGGAATTACGTTCTAAACATGCTAACGGTGAAGTAAATGATGGTATTTCAGTAAGACGCTCAGGTACAACTAACACTTACGAAGAACATATCTTACAACCGGTATTAGTTAGTACCAGTGCTGTGACATTAGCATCCGAATGTGTTAAATCTATCTTACGTATCGATGATATTACATTCAGTCGTTAG
- the CRD1 gene encoding cardiolipin synthase (similar to Saccharomyces cerevisiae CRD1 (YDL142C); ancestral locus Anc_7.316) — protein MPFPSKNLIVTHYSNISSYNVIKRSFITVQRSITYSKFYYKHNYDSRGCFRNSSLQWSHSSRQIHITKPTLTNPSKPKLNNATLLHSSWIRSIPNLLTISRIACTPFIGNYLLMRNTTPAFLLFLYCCITDFIDGYLARKFNLKSVAGTVLDPMADKILMIVTTLSLTVAPGPQIIPFSIAAVILGRDLMLGVSALIIRFTSMRIKYKSFTWGNYWNFFKYPSVEVQPTTISKWNTFFQMIYLSCGVLLLIVEDKMSENEDETKESKRGIIKDGFKYMGYTVGITTVLSGTSYIFSKSAVRIIK, from the coding sequence atgcCTTTCCCATCAAAGAACCTAATAGTTACACATTATTCCAATATATCATCATACAATGTTATAAAGAGGAGTTTTATAACTGTACAAAGGAGCATAACCTATTCcaaattttattacaaaCATAACTATGACTCTCGTGGTTGTTTTAGGAATAGCTCACTACAATGGAGTCACTCGAGCCGACAGATTCATATAACGAAACCAACATTGACAAATCCTTCCAAACctaaattgaataatgcCACTCTGCTACATAGCTCTTGGATACGATCAATTCCTAATTTATTGACAATATCCAGAATAGCATGTACTCCTTTTATTGGCAATTACCTTCTAATGAGAAATACTACTCCTgcttttcttttgtttctgTATTGTTGCATTACTGACTTCATTGATGGGTACTTAGCAAGGAAATTTAATCTGAAAAGTGTTGCTGGTACTGTTTTAGATCCAATGGCAGATAAAATACTAATGATAGTAACAACTTTGTCCTTGACAGTTGCGCCAGGTCCACAGATTATTCCATTTTCGATTGCAGCTGTAATTCTAGGAAGAGATCTGATGTTGGGTGTGAGTGCTCTTATAATTCGATTCACATCAATgagaataaaatataaaagttTTACATGGGGAAATTAttggaatttttttaaGTACCCAAGTGTGGAGGTACAACCTACAACTATTTCAAAATGGAATacattttttcaaatgatatatttgagTTGTGGTGTTCTCTTATTGATAGTTGAAGATAAAATGTCAGAAAACGAAGATGAAACAAAAGAGAGTAAACGTGGAATTATTAAGGATGGTTTTAAATACATGGGTTATACTGTGGGAATAACGACAGTTTTAAGCGGCACATCGTATATATTTAGCAAATCTGCAGTTCGAATAATAAAGTGA
- the BPL1 gene encoding biotin--[acetyl-CoA-carboxylase] ligase BPL1 (similar to Saccharomyces cerevisiae BPL1 (YDL141W); ancestral locus Anc_7.315) has protein sequence MNVLVYNGNGTSLSSVKHTVDTLRAFLEPYYSVSTISAKGLQTEPWISKTSAVVFPGGADLPYVRDCKAVVPKIKKFVQNGGIYIGFCAGGYFGSSRVEFAQGDPSMEVIGNRDLAFFKGITRGPAFAGYQYNSEVGARAVELALTDGSKFRTYFNGGSVFIDAKKYDNVEILAKYTEPVDTATLNSEADLQDAAVVVCNVGNGKALLTGPHPEFIPELLKHSEDKYFIENIIPALLANEKQRLHFMENILKAAGLKCNKLDPDRKPLYLTPIIVTTSSGKEDLIEELSCNLIKNVNTIENISENHTKLNLGTDTSDIFKGVRLNYKSALMSCDNLTAEENRKVFIFADKTESSIDKSLTPYFDIEKYFKELKTETIGNLLLYANVVSSTSTMLNNNKCLLASFPRNSVVHVGSIQTAGIGRGGNHWVNPIGLSASTVVVTFPITPPDSNKSIVFVQYLAMLAYCQAITSYGPGFEDVPIRIKWPNDLYVLSPEYYSNKGLNLVNRGIVKDLAPLSEIEPAYIKVGGMLVNTNIINKEYNLLIGCGINVNNSHPSTSLNRWVSILNEERKVKGLALLPKFDIEKLLALYLGRLERLLNKYTMYGSNVILPGYYKYWLHNNQVVTLTGYNSVRAVITGITDDYGLLLAKECRLGSDTDFTGTTYQLQPDGNTFDIFKGLISTKIFK, from the coding sequence ATGAATGTGCTTGTATATAATGGGAATGGGACTTCTTTAAGTTCAGTTAAACACACAGTGGATACGTTAAGAGCTTTTTTGGAACCTTATTACTCAGTTAGCACAATATCAGCTAAAGGTCTTCAAACAGAACCTTGGATTAGCAAAACTTCAGCTGTAGTTTTTCCTGGCGGTGCTGATTTGCCTTATGTTAGAGATTGTAAGGCAGTTGTtccaaaaattaaaaaatttgttcAAAATGGTGGAATTTATATTGGGTTCTGTGCAGGAGGATATTTTGGCAGTTCCAGGGTAGAATTTGCTCAAGGAGATCCGAGCATGGAGGTCATTGGAAATAGAGATTTAGCCTTTTTTAAAGGCATCACAAGAGGTCCCGCATTTGCTGGCTACCAATACAATAGCGAAGTAGGTGCAAGAGCGGTGGAGTTAGCGTTAACAGATGGTTCAAAATTTAGAACTTATTTTAATGGAGGATCCGTATTTATCGATGctaaaaaatatgataacGTTGAAATACTAGCAAAATACACTGAGCCAGTGGATACTGCTACTTTAAACAGCGAAGCTGATCTGCAAGATGCAGCAGTTGTTGTGTGCAATGTTGGCAATGGTAAAGCTCTATTAACAGGACCACATCCAGAATTTATACCAGAGCTATTAAAGCATTCAGaagataaatattttattgagaATATAATCCCCGCTCTTCTAGCGAATGAGAAACAGCGTCTACATTTTATGGAGAACATATTAAAGGCTGCTGGGCTGAAATGTAACAAACTTGATCCAGACAGAAAACCATTATATTTGACACCAATAATAGTAACAACGTCAAGTGGGAAAGAAGATTTGATAGAAGAATTAAGTTGTAATCTTAtcaaaaatgttaataccattgaaaatattagtGAAAATCATACAAAGTTGAATTTAGGAACCGATACATCggatatatttaaaggaGTAAGGTTGAATTATAAATCAGCTCTGATGTCATGCGATAACCTAACCGCAGAGGAGAACAGAAAAGTGTTTATATTTGCTGATAAAACTGAGTCCTCGATTGATAAATCGTTAACAccatattttgatatagaaaaatattttaaagagtTGAAAACAGAGACTATAGGAAATTTGTTACTGTATGCTAATGTTGTTTCATCTACATCTACTatgttaaataataataaatgcCTTTTGGCAAGTTTTCCAAGAAATTCAGTAGTCCATGTTGGTAGTATTCAAACGGCAGGAATTGGTAGAGGTGGAAATCATTGGGTAAATCCTATTGGGCTTTCTGCATCTACTGTTGTAGTTACTTTCCCAATAACTCCACCAGATAGTAATAAATCTATTGTATTTGTTCAATACTTGGCAATGCTAGCTTATTGTCAGGCCATAACTTCATATGGGCCAGGGTTTGAGGATGTTCCTATAAGGATCAAATGGCCCAACGATTTATATGTCTTAAGCCCCGAATACTACTCAAATAAAGGCCTAAATTTAGTGAATCGAGGCATTGTCAAGGACCTAGCTCCACTTTCTGAAATTGAGCCAGCTTATATTAAGGTTGGTGGTATGTTGGTGAATACCAACATAATTAATAaggaatataatttattgatcGGTTGCGGTATCaatgttaataatagtCATCCATCTACATCATTGAATCGTTGGGTTTCgatattaaatgaagaaagaaaagttAAAGGATTAGCATTGCTTCCAAAgtttgatattgaaaagttattGGCACTTTATTTAGGTAGATTGGAACgattattgaataaatacACTATGTACGGTTCGAACGTAATTCTACCAGGATACTATAAATATTGGTTGCATAATAATCAAGTTGTTACGTTGACTGGATACAATTCAGTCCGTGCTGTTATCACTGGTATAACAGATGACTATGGTTTACTGTTGGCAAAGGAATGCAGATTGGGTTCAGATACTGATTTTACAGGAACTACTTATCAGCTACAACCGGATGGTAACACttttgatatattcaaGGGCTTAATATCTactaaaattttcaaataa